From the genome of Papaver somniferum cultivar HN1 chromosome 2, ASM357369v1, whole genome shotgun sequence, one region includes:
- the LOC113352614 gene encoding uncharacterized protein LOC113352614, which translates to MAKDLMLIVLKSGKTAKEIWDHLKKLFQDNKGSRAATLESKFVNLKFTDCNGVDDYCDKLKSFSDRLSDLDLPVNDKRLVIQLVNGLPEEYNTVASFTQQSMPSFDSARSQLRMEEIRNSQQTLNPTPTTLAAAASPVQRQNQRQHRPSNIKRGPRPPSRGNVNWTQSPAAQPPLLPTPSMHHTAQQTLGYARQPNYQPHWSPYCPVPPCPYPTSPA; encoded by the coding sequence ATGGCCAAAGATTTGATGCTCATTGTTCTCAAATCAGGCAAAACTGCTAAAGAAATCTGGGATCACCTCAAGAAGCTATTTCAAGACAACAAAGGCAGCCGCGCAGCAACCCTTGAAAGTAAGTTTGTTAACCTTAAATTTACTGACTGTAATGGTGTTGATGATTACTGTGATAAACTTAAATCGTTCTCCGACCGGTTAAGTGATCTCGACTTACCGGTGAATGACAAGCGTTTGGTTATTCAACTTGTCAATGGCcttccggaggaatacaacacTGTTGCATCTTTCACTCAACAGTCAATGCCTAGTTTTGATTCTGCCAGATCTCAACTGAGAATGGAAGAGATAAGGAAttctcaacaaaccctaaatccTACACCGACGACACTGGCTGCTGCTGCCTCCCCTGTGCAGCGCCAAAATCAGCGACAACATCGTCCCAGCAACATCAAACGTGGTCCACGACCACCCTCCAGGGGTAATGTTAACTGGACCCAAAGCCCAGCGGCCCAACCACCTCTCCTGCCAACTCCCAGCATGCATCACACGGCCCAACAGACTCTAGGATACGCCCGTCAGCCCAACTACCAACCTCACTGGTCTCCCTACTGTCCTGTGCCTCCCTGCCCGTACCCTACATCCCCTGCTTAA
- the LOC113352616 gene encoding salutaridinol 7-O-acetyltransferase-like, translating to MENMKVEVVLKQTIKPSTQTPLHSKTFNLSFLDQHLGPPIYIPFTLYYESGDVNNKNNHCDGYKNNLEEACEHRVSVIKQSLSETLARYYPLAGRMKEDNLAVECNDEGVEYFETRVSDVRLSQVIKRSPNHNSVLRKFLPPCISSCDNSMSIPFDYGFKSKTLLAIQVNIFECGGIVIGMCMAHRLADASTMFTFITDWAATARGAIEDIKGPSFDFLHSLPAERSLHGFGSSKIRLKLLQLRVWGVVYSYLRSRITPPLPANSFGNIYTFTIALSTPSDENDIDDGLRKDVSSPNDLNLVGKVRDAIKKIDDKYTRKLQSSEDELVNDVKPLTSGEAIFLGFSSWCRFPIYEADFGWGKPTWVSIGTMALRNTVFLMDTKSGDGIEAFVNMAKEDMDNFEVKLLADQ from the exons atggaaaacatgAAAGTTGAAGTTGTTTTGAAACAAACCATCAAGCCATCCACTCAAACTCCTCTTCACTCTAAAACTTTCAACCTATCTTTTCTTGATCAGCATCTTGGTCCTCCCATATATATTCCTTTTACTCTTTACTACGAATCCGGCGATGTCAACAACAAGAACAATCACTGCGATGGCTACAAGAACAACCTTGAAGAAGCATGTGAACATCGTGTTTCAGTAATCAAGCAGTCATTATCTGAGACACTAGCTAGATACTATCCATTGGCTGGAAGAATGAAAGAAGATAACTTAGCTGTTGAATGCAACGATGAGGGAGTCGAGTACTTTGAAACTAGAGTAAGTGATGTTCGGCTATCTCAAGTTATCAAACGCTCTCCAAATCATAACAGTGTTCTTCGAAAATTCTTGCCTCCTTGTATATCATCTTGCGATAACTCGATGTCCATACCATTTGATTATGGGTTTAAATCGAAGACGCTTTTAGCGATACAAGTTAATATTTTCGAATGTGGTGGGATCGTTATAGGTATGTGCATGGCACATAGACTAGCTGATGCGTCTACAATGTTCACGTTTATCACTGATTGGGCAGCTACAGCTCGTGGTGCAATCGAAGACATCAAGGGTCCTTCTTTTGATTTTTTACACTCTCTTCCCGCAGAAAGAT CGTTACATGGATTCGGTTCGAGCAAAATCAGACTCAAGCTACTTCAGTTGAGAGTATGGGGCGTTGTATACAGTTACTTAAGGTCAAGGATAACCCCACCATTACCAGCAAACTCTTTTGGCAATATTTATACTTTCACGATTGCACTATCCACCCCGAGTGATGAAAACGATATCGATGATGGTCTCAGAAAAGATGTTAGTTCTCCGAATGACTTGAACCTGGTAGGAAAAGTTAGAGATGCTATAAAGAAAATCGACGACAAATACACAAGAAAACTGCAAAGCTCAGAGGATGAACTAGTAAATGATGTAAAACCACTAACAAGTGGTGAGGcaatatttttagggtttagtAGTTGGTGTAGGTTCCCAATATATGAAGCAGATTTTGGCTGGGGAAAGCCAACATGGGTAAGTATTGGTACCATGGCTCTTCGGAATACTGTGTTTTTGATGGATACAAAATCAGGGGATGGAATAGAAGCATTTGTTAATATGGCTAAAGAAGACATGGATAATTTTGAAGTTAAGCTTTTGGCTGATCAATAA
- the LOC113352615 gene encoding vinorine synthase-like, with amino-acid sequence MASWSSHIIPFTLYYESGDVNNKNNHCDGYKNNLEEACEHRVSVIKQSLSETLARYYPLAGRMKEDNLAVECNDEGVEYFETRVSDVRLSQVIKRSPNHNSVLRKFLPPCISSCDNSMSIPFDYGFKSKTLLAIQVNIFECGGIVIGMCMAHRLADASTMFTFITDWAATARGAIEDIKGPSFDFSYTLFPQKDVINNFKPFDPMLTREEDLVTKYFVFPASKIVELKRRNVNNIVCQDTSQQNTSPCTRVEAVTSFMWKRYMDSVRAKNQTQATSVEKYGALYTVNLRSRITPPLPANSFGNIYTFTIALSTPSDENDIDDGLRKDVSSPNDLNLVGKVRDAIKKIDDKYTRKLQSSEDELVNDVKPLTSGEAIFLGFSSWCRFPIYEADFGWGKPTWVSIGTMALRNTVFLMDTKSGDGIEAFVNMAKEDMDNFEVKLLADQ; translated from the exons ATGG CATCTTGGTCCTCCCATATTATTCCTTTTACTCTTTACTACGAATCCGGCGATGTCAACAACAAGAACAATCACTGCGATGGCTACAAGAACAACCTTGAAGAAGCATGTGAACATCGTGTTTCAGTAATCAAGCAGTCATTATCTGAGACACTAGCTAGATACTATCCATTGGCTGGAAGAATGAAAGAAGATAACTTAGCTGTTGAATGCAACGATGAGGGAGTCGAGTACTTTGAAACTAGAGTAAGTGATGTTCGGCTATCTCAAGTTATCAAACGCTCTCCAAATCATAACAGTGTTCTTCGAAAATTCTTGCCTCCTTGTATATCATCTTGCGATAACTCGATGTCCATACCATTTGATTATGGGTTTAAATCGAAGACGCTTTTAGCGATACAAGTTAATATTTTCGAATGTGGTGGGATCGTTATAGGTATGTGCATGGCACATAGACTAGCTGATGCGTCTACAATGTTCACGTTTATCACTGATTGGGCAGCTACAGCTCGTGGTGCAATCGAAGACATCAAGGGTccttcttttgatttttcataCACTCTCTTCCCGCAGAAAGATGTAATAAACAATTTCAAACCCTTCGACCCGATGTTAACGAGAGAAGAAGATCTTGtaacaaaatattttgtgttTCCAGCATCCAAGATAGTTGAACTCAAGAGGAGAAACGTGAACAATATTGTATGTCAAGACACATCTCAACAAAATACCTCACCATGTACCCGTGTTGAAGCTGTAACGTCCTTCATGTGGAAGCGTTACATGGATTCGGTTCGAGCAAAAAATCAGACTCAAGCTACTTCAGTTGAGAAGTATGGGGCGTTGTATACAGTTAACTTAAGGTCAAGGATAACCCCACCATTACCAGCAAACTCTTTTGGCAATATTTATACTTTCACGATTGCACTATCCACCCCGAGTGATGAAAACGATATCGATGATGGTCTCAGAAAAGATGTTAGTTCTCCGAATGACTTGAACCTGGTAGGAAAAGTTAGAGATGCTATAAAGAAAATCGACGACAAATACACAAGAAAACTGCAAAGCTCAGAGGATGAACTAGTAAATGATGTAAAACCACTAACAAGTGGTGAGGcaatatttttagggtttagtAGTTGGTGTAGGTTCCCAATATATGAAGCAGATTTTGGCTGGGGAAAGCCAACATGGGTAAGTATTGGTACCATGGCTCTTCGGAATACTGTGTTTTTGATGGATACAAAATCAGGGGATGGAATAGAAGCATTTGTTAATATGGCTAAAGAAGACATGGATAATTTTGAAGTTAAGCTTTTGGCTGATCAATAA